From Toxotes jaculatrix isolate fToxJac2 chromosome 7, fToxJac2.pri, whole genome shotgun sequence:
CGAtgaaatcaaaaggaaaaatacGTAAAAAGCTATGACATGAATGTAgacatacaaaacaaatgaacagcCTTAAAGAACACAGTTCTTAACACACGGGGGGCATTCTTACAAAAAGGGAAAGGCATTCTTCATCAAACTCTACCTGGGTGTGGACAGTAACTGAAAAATAGCTTTCAGCTTTTAGCTTTTATCTTGTTTCCATCAATTACCTTTAAATttactgaaatgaataaaaataagttTTTAGCTAGTTTAAGGCACAATCATTTTTGGGACAGCTGAcagttttgaactcttttgcaCTAAAagtcaaaagacaaaaacattttggaacAAAACCCTTCAGTTATTAGGACGTGCTGTGCACAGTAAGCTGTAATGACACCATGAAACATGATTAACAACAAAATTACAGTTCAgattgttctgtgtgtgtctgtgtgcttatTTCTCAATCTTCTCAAGATGAGCAAGATGAGGGGctggtgagaggaggagagaggaggtgaggttggggggtgggggggtggggatCATGGCTCCCCCCTCTGGCCAGAACTGACTCTCGCTGCCCCGGTCTTGAAGGGGAACTCTGGTGGTGCTGGAGTAGAAGGAGGCGGTGAAGGGAAGCCCTGTGCACACCGTGCTACTTACTTGAAGCCCTGCTGATTCCAAGCCTGGCTGTAGACGCCGTAGGTGGGGACCTGCCACCCATTCGGGACGTACTGGCTAATCTGGGGCCCATTGCCGTACCACTGGCCCCACTGGCCGTAGGGCTGGGCTGCAGCGAAGCCCATCTTGTTCTGCTGTGGGGTACAATACAGTATGGCATAAGTGTGGATCATGGCAGCAGATGCCCTATAACACAGTCTATTTATGTATTAATATTTCAGACCTAagtagtatttttttaaaaacttaataCTACCATAATGtgtcaaaatacattttctcacCAACAGTTGTTCCTTTGAAATATACTTTAATAATCACTGCCTGTTtcatttaaacttaaaaaaaaaaaaaccttcaataTGAAGTAGATTAAATGAAGGGGGCAAAATGCTTGTTACATACCTTTTATTATAAATGTTCAACACTCCACGGTTATGATTTCAAACTGACTGATGCTCAAGTTATACAAACTCATGACACACTACAGCACTAACTGGCAGATGTCATCTCATGCTTATCATGTCCTTCTGAGAAGACAGCGTGCAgatgctgtttattttactcagtatgtacagtatatggtgTCCTTACCTGGGGCATAGGCATCTGCTGCATCGGGTTCATCATGTCCGGGGTCTCTTTACCCCAGTAGCATTTGACTATGTGGCCCTCTATTGAAGTGCCATTCACTGACACAATGGCATGGGCTGCTGACTCATGGGAGTTAAACCTGgacaaaaacagagggagagagcgacTAAGGAAACGCTGAACCTCATTTCATATATATTTACTCAGCAATGGTGACCATGCCACTGCTGGAGAGCTGATCTGTTAGCAAACCGTGAGATGGACATGAATACTTATTAGGCTGCCTGGTTAACCAAGACATGTACAGAACTATTACTTCTGCACTGCAAGCATCTCACAAATACAAAGGAGTGGAACTGCTATATTACATATGTGGGATTAAGAACCAGTGCATCATACTTTGACCTTGCTTGATagggggttaaaaaaaagaaacaataaggCAACTTGATATAAAAACGGCCACATACCTCACAAATGAATAGCCTTTGTCTGGGAAAACTCTGATTTCCATGATTTGTCCAAAGGGAGAGAAGGTCTGTCTCATCAGTTGTTCTGAAAGCCAAACAGAACGGGAACATCAGATATCAAACTATGTGGGCTGAtgtgccatgaaaaaaaaacatttgctgcatgaaaaacaggtCAATCTAGCATCTTGGACATGGGTCCCTTGGTGACTGTGAGTTAAAATCAAAGGCCAAACAATTTTGCTGACAACACCACAGGGCTTTAGAATGACGTCTAAGCAAAATACAGTTTTTGTAGAGATTAATATACAAATAACACAGGAAATAACTTCAATGAAGGAATATATAATCTAAGGCTCtttcaagtgtttttgtttctgagcAATAACCAGGTCCTATGGCACAAAGGAACAGACTGTAACTTCACAGCTTATATTTAAAAGAATACATTTGttattaaaagataaaaacaagacCAGCCTTACCCTTTAAGGAAGTGCTTACTGGCTTTCATCAGTTCACCTGACACTACCATTGTCAGTATCAGTATGATTCTGATGGTAGCAATGGTACTAGCAGTACTTCTTACCTGTCAGTCCTGTGCTGACTCCACCACAATACACAGTGCAGTTACTGGGACTGGACTGATTCACTACTTCATCAAAGGATAGGTGCTTGGAGTTATCTGGAAGGAAAATTAGGCAATGCTACTGTGAACATGTGAATCCAACACACTAAGGAAAACGATAAAATCTGCACATTTATTACAACGCACTTTCATAGGTGGTCTTTGGGGCAGGGGGCTTTCTTGTGGCCCAGTTAGTTCGAATCTGTCTGCCTCCTAGCCACTGACCCCCCATCTGCTGAATGGCGTTCTCTGCATCCTGAAGCAAAGAAACAACCTGGTTATTGCATCCAGCTGGTGTCTCATAATGTAAAATCTAAAATGTACCCACAGAACACAAATTAAGAAGAAGCCTATGTGaaaactgtgctgtgtttcaaTATGGCAAGACAGAATGCTTCTGTTCTTTGGAGCATGTTTTACAAAAATGCTGACACCATTAACAGAGTTACTAACATAACAATGTCTGCTCACCCATTTGTTGAAGAAAGACACAAAGCCATAGCCTTTAGATTTCCCTGTAGCCATATCTTTCACAACACGAGCATCTCTGTggacaaacacaccaacaggaATACATCAGAAACATGCAACACAACGTGACGCCTCCATTTTATAAAGTATAGAAAGTTTCTTCATTAATTAGCACATTTACATTAGGGCTTCAATTAACTAACTACAACACTGTCATCAAATTAATCTGCAGGTTATTTACCTAAATGTATTGTTTGGTTCGAAACATTTCagagcacattaaaaaaaaaaatcactgcataGCTTCCCAAGGCCAAAGTGAACATGTTCAAATTGTCCATTTagtcagacaaaaacaaacaagacaaaatattCAGGTCATTGCGATAGAACACATGGAAAACTAGCACTCTCTCACATTGGAAAGGCTGGAGTCTGAAATGTTGAAACTGTTATTTAAAATGATTCAAGTGATTCACTGTCATAAACAGTTGCAGTTATTTTCTGTCAAACAGCTAATTagatttttattgtatttatgtattATCGGATCACAGCCTTGTTGTCTATTGTCCATGATCTAATTCTCTTTGCAAGGCTGCAACTGACAATTAGTTTCATTATCAATCAATCCTCTGATTTATCTCAGTTAATTGGGTAACAATTTGATCTatttaatgtcagaaaattgcaaaaacaacacactctTTTCCAAAGTCCTTAGTAAAGTCTTTAAATATTGTGCTTTGTCCAGACAACAGTCCAACACCCAAAGATACTCAAGTtacaatgaaacaaaacagaaaagcaacaaatcacCAATTTTGTGAAGCTGGAACCTCTGAACGTTTGGCATTTTAACTTAAGAAGTTGGAGCGCTGAATCTTTGTCAGTAAATAATTCGTTTTATACTTACGATATCCTGCCAAATGGACCAAAGGCAGCTTTGACGTCTTCTGTAGTTATTTCTGGGCTGAGGTCTCCAACGAAGACATGAAAGTGAtctatggggggggggggggggggggagaacaTATGTAAGCATTTATGCAGCATAAATCTTTTCCTCTGATTTTCACTTAGGACTTTTCCAGAGTAttaatgtcataaaacataGACTAAGTTTAAACTAATGCAGTCAGACTAATGCAGTCTGAACAGCTGTATTAGGCTGCTATAAGTTTTAACAAGGTGTACCTAACAAACTGCAAATCAAGTGTTTATCCCCACTGACAAGCACTTGTACTTACTACTTGTGTCTTTTTTCTGGCTGGTTGGCGTTGTGGCCCAGTTGACTTTGACCTCCTGTGGAGAGGGGCAGAGAAAGAACAGGCCAGGTGGGGTATGTTTACATCATTTACAACAAAACCTTGTAACTTCTATTTATAAGGGTGTATTATTTTAAGACTGACTTAAAAGTACTTATTAACGCAATActtatttaatgttatttaatttaatgttacaTAGTGCCTTATCTCTCACTCTACACTTGCG
This genomic window contains:
- the LOC121184467 gene encoding nucleolysin TIA-1-like yields the protein MMEDDQPRTLYVGNLSRDVTEPLILQVFTQIGPCKSCKMIVDTAGNDPYCFVEFYDHRHAAASLAAMNGRKIMGKEVKVNWATTPTSQKKDTSNHFHVFVGDLSPEITTEDVKAAFGPFGRISDARVVKDMATGKSKGYGFVSFFNKWDAENAIQQMGGQWLGGRQIRTNWATRKPPAPKTTYENNSKHLSFDEVVNQSSPSNCTVYCGGVSTGLTEQLMRQTFSPFGQIMEIRVFPDKGYSFVRFNSHESAAHAIVSVNGTSIEGHIVKCYWGKETPDMMNPMQQMPMPQQNKMGFAAAQPYGQWGQWYGNGPQISQYVPNGWQVPTYGVYSQAWNQQGFNHLPASAGWTGMSAISNGGVMEPTQGLNGSMLANQPGMGAAGYPTH